One stretch of Podospora bellae-mahoneyi strain CBS 112042 chromosome 2, whole genome shotgun sequence DNA includes these proteins:
- the TUF1 gene encoding translation elongation factor Tu (EggNog:ENOG503NV4W; COG:J) produces MPALLRTIAPFLRAATLRQSATPLVQLQRQTRTPILNFARSYAVFERTKPHVNIGTIGHVDHGKTTLSAAITKRQAEKGMANFLEYGAIDKAPEERKRGITISTAHIEYSTEARHYSHVDCPGHADYIKNMITGAASMDGAIIVVAASDGQMPQTREHLLLARQMGIQRIVVFVNKVDALEDPEMLELVEMEMRELLTSYGFDGDNTPVVLGSALCAMEGKRPEIGESKIDELMKAVDEWIPTPERDTDKPFLMPIEDVFSIAGRGTVVSGRVERGTLKRDADIELIGKSNEIIKTKVTDIETFKKSCEESRAGDNSGLLLRGVRREDIKRGMVVAKPGTVTAHKKFLLSLYVLSKEEGGRHSGFGEKYRPQMYIRSADESVTLYFPEGTEDASSKMVMPGDNVEMLAELYNPVAVEAGMRITIREGGRTVATGLVTRILE; encoded by the exons ATGCCTGCCCTCCTCAGAACCATTGCCCCCTTCCTGAGGGCGGCCACCCTCAGACAGTCTGCCACTCCTCTGGTCCAGCTCCAGCGCCAGACCCGCACTCCCATCCTCAACTTTGCCCGGTCGTACGCTGTTTTTGAGCGCACCAAGCCCCACGTCAACATTG GCACAATCGGTCACGTCGATCATGGAAAG ACTACCCTTtccgccgccatcaccaagagGCAAGCCGAGAAGGGCATGGCCAACTTCCTCGAGTATGGCGCTATCGACAAGGCCCCCGAAGAGCGCAAGCGTGgtatcaccatctccactGCCCACATCGAGTACTCGACCGAGGCCCGCCACTACTCCCACGTCGACTGCCCTGGTCACGCTGATTACATTAAGAACATGATTACCGGTGCCGCCTCCATGGATGGTGCCATCATTGTCGTTGCTGCTTCCGATGGACAGATGCCCCAGACCCGTGAGCACTTGCTCCTCGCCCGCCAGATGGGTATCCAGAGaatcgtcgtcttcgtcaacAAGGTCGATGCCCTCGAGGACCCCGAGATGTTGGAGCTCGTCGAGATGGAGATGCGTGAGCTTCTCACCTCGTACGGCTTCGACGGTGACAACACCCCCGTCGTTCTCGGTTCTGCTCTCTGCGCCATGGAGGGCAAGCGCCCCGAGATTGGCGAGTCCAAGATCGATGAGCTTATGAAGGCTGTCGATGAGTGgatccccacccccgagcGTGACACCGACAAGCCTTTCCTCATGCCCATTGAGGACGTCTTCTCCATTGCCGGCCGTGGTACCGTCGTCTCTGGCCGTGTCGAGCGTGGTACTCTCAAGAGAGATGCCGATATCGAGCTCATTGGCAAGTCCAACGAGATCATTAAGACCAAGGTCACCGACATCGAGACCTTCAAGAAGTCCTGCGAGGAGTCCCGCGCCGGTGACAACTCCGGTCTTCTCCTCCGTGGTGTCCGCCGTGAGGACATCAAGCGTGGTATGGTCGTTGCCAAGCCCGGCACCGTCACTGCCCACAAGAAGTTCCTGCTCTCCCTCTACGTCCTGTccaaggaggaaggtggCCGTCACTCCGGCTTCGGTGAGAAGTACCGCCCCCAGATGTACATCCGCTCCGCCGACGAGTCCGTCACCCTCTACTTCCCTGAAGGCACCGAGGATGCCTCCAGCAAGATGGTCATGCCCGGTGACAACGTCGAGATGTTGGCCGAGCTCTACAACCCCGTTGCCGTCGAGGCCGGTATGCGCATCACCATCAGAGAAGGTGGCCGCACTGTTGCCACTGGTCTCGTCACCCGCATCCTCGAGTAA
- the PSD1 gene encoding phosphatidylserine decarboxylase 1 (BUSCO:EOG092639H5; COG:I; EggNog:ENOG503NZD1) — MAFPQIGPVSISVGLPVAGLARTTLLRRSQRLSHHHLSQATTRRAHSTHRYGRQQQRLFGQRSFSQQSHRPKADSKVNDSKIRWYPIPVGLGVGFLGLVQFYKVYSREKEPQENGEPEKKPKKRPRVRPDGPWQVQIMSTLPLKAMSRLWGKFNELVIPYHLRSPGFRLYSWFFGVNMDEIEEPDIRNFPNLAAFFYRTLKPGARPLDPNPNALLSPADGRVLQYGQIEGGDIEQVKGMTYTIDALLGQNSPSPSLSSSQASLEKLIKPAAQRELEGDEELVKRDEEFASVNGISYTLPDLLSGNKKKRKSDSFDQPKDESVTPSATSVSEVRAELEKGEKAWYDYLTPGSRHVLYYAVIYLAPGDYHRFHSPTNWVVERRRHFAGELYSVSPYLQRTMPGLFTLNERVVLLGRWRWGFFSYVPVGATNVGSIKINFDRELRTNSLTTDTEADRAAEEAAQRGEPYLGYAEATYEAASQVLRGHALRRGEEMGGFQLGSTIVLVFEAPASEHDPETGKHTRGWSWNVEKGQRVKVGQSLGQVDM, encoded by the exons ATGGCGTTTCCTCAGATTGGCCCTGTTTCGATCTCTGTCGGGTTACCTGTAGCTGGGTTGGCTCGCACCACACTCCTTCGACGCTCTCAGCgcctctctcaccaccacctctcgcAAGCCACCACTCGTCGGGCACACTCGACACATCGATACggccgccagcagcagcgcctcTTCGGCCAAcgctccttctcccagcAGTCCCACCGGCCCAAGGCCGACTCCAAAGTGAACGACTCCAAGATTCGGTGGTATCCCATTCCCGTCGGCCTCGGCGTCGGCTTTCTGGGTCTGGTTCAGTTCTACAAGGTCTACTCGCGGGAGAAGGAACCTCAAGAAAATGGCGAACCagagaagaagccaaaaaagAGGCCACGGGTGAGGCCCGATGGACCTTG GCAGGTGCAAATCATGTCGACTCTGCCATTGAAGGCCATGTCTCGGCTTTGGGGCAAGTTCAATGAGCTCGTCATTCCATACCACCTCCGTTCTCCTGGTTTCCGGCTGTACTCTTGGTTCTTTGGTGTCAACATGGACGAGATCGAGGAACCGGATATTCGCAATTTCCCCAACCTGGCCGCCTTTTTCTACCGTACCCTGAAGCCCGGTGCCCGACCCCTGGATCCGAACCCGAACGCTCTCTTGTCTCCCGCGGATGGTCGAGTTCTGCAGTACGGTCAGATAGAAGGCGGCGATATCGAACAGGTCAAGGGAATGACATATACCATCGATGCTCTCCTCGGTCAAAACAGCCCCTCGCCAAGTCTCTCTAGCAGCCAAGCCTCTCTCGAAAAGCTCATCAAGCCCGCCGCCCAGCGTGAACTCGAAGGCGACGAAGAACTGGTCAAGAGGGACGAAGAATTCGCCTCGGTTAACGGTATCTCGTACACCCTCCCCGATCTCCTGTCcggcaacaagaagaagagaaagagcgACAGCTTCGACCAGCCCAAGGACGAATCCGTCACTCCCTCGGCCACCTCCGTCTCTGAAGTCCgcgccgagctcgagaagggcGAGAAGGCCTGGTACGATTATCTCACCCCCGGCAGCCGTCACGTCCTCTACTACGCCGTCATCTACCTTGCCCCCGGGGATTACCACCGCTTCCACTCACCCACCAACTGGGTCGTTGAGAGGAGACGCCACTTTGCCGGAGAACTCTACAGCGTGTCCCCGTATCTTCAGCGCACCATGCCCGGTTTGTTCACTCTCAACGAGCGTGTCGTTCTCCTTGGTCGCTGGCGCTGGGGTTTCTTCAGCTACGTCCCCGTCGGTGCCACCAACGTCGGTTCTATCAAGATCAACTTTGACAGGGAGCTCCGCACCAATAGCCTGACGACGGACACCGAGGCCGACagggcggccgaggaggctgctcaGCGCGGTGAGCCGTACCTTGGTTACGCCGAGGCCACGTACGAGGCTGCCAGCCAAGTCCTGAGGGGCCACGCGCTGCGCAGGGGTGAGGAGATGGGCGGTTTCCAACTCGGCAGCACGATTGTTCTCGTCTTTGAGGCACCTGCTTCGGAGCACGATCCCGAGACTGGCAAGCACACCAGGGGGTGGTCGTGGAATGTTGAAAAGGGGCAGAGAGTCAAGGTTGGGCAGTCTTTGGGACAGGTTGATATGTAA
- a CDS encoding hypothetical protein (COG:G; EggNog:ENOG503NWES): MEVEEDTSWNGVEHTGEEAIDVDELRVMYCAADSFQQYPRLAHYQTTHLRRQSFYSLPQAHLRLLSSPPFNYLETLSKVDNCIDSNAELSRAIFKAALSNFNLGVPDEKSRTATGTLKIPDEWVGCAKNGDVDKARSTVRQFYRDWSAEGKRERDVCFRNVFKVVEQEQKRLKEGEKLRVLVPGAGLGRLVFELFLRGCIAEGNEISYHQLLASSYILNCCERAGQYEVFPWVHGFSNHRTRRDQFRGYKVPDVHCMSETMRVQEETGRVGEMSMTAADFLCEYAKEENAGAFDVVAAVFFLDTAPNLIRYLDVIYGCLKPGGVLVNFGPLLWHFEGVMPNKSENGAHMSGGDDMTGIAEPGNFELTDEEVMELVTKVGFVVESRETGVEAPYIHDTESMLQTVYRASTWVARKPVIKADTS; this comes from the exons atggaggtggaggaagataCGTCATGGAACGGCGTCGAACACACGGGCGAGGAGGCCATCGATGTCGATGAGCTAAGAGTCATGTATTGCGCTGCTGATTCCTTCCA ACAATACCCCCGCCTGGCCCACTAccaaaccacccacctccGCCGGCAGTCCTtctactccctcccccaagcccacctcCGGCTCCTGTCATCCCCACCGTTTAACTACCTCGAAACGCTTTCCAAAGTCGACAACTGCATCGACTCCAACGCCGAGCTGTCCAGGGCCATCTTCAAAGCTGCCCTCTCAAACTTCAACCTGGGGGTGCCCGACGAAAAGTCACGGACTGCTACTGGCACCCTTAAAATCCCGGATGAGTGGGTAGGCTGTGCAAAGAATGGGGATGTGGACAAGGCGAGGAGCACAGTTCGTCAGTTCTACCGGGACTGGTCGGCAGAAGGAaaaagggagagggatgtCTGCTTCCGGAATGTTTTCAAGGTTGTTGAACAAGAGCAGAAGAGGTTGAAAGAAGGGGAGAAACTGCGGGTTTTGGTGCCGGGcgcggggttggggaggttggtgtttgaACTGTTTCTACGGGGGTGTATAGCGGAGGGGAATGAGATTTCCTACCACCAACTGCTGGCGAGCTCTTACATCTTGAACTGCTGCGAGCGGGCGGGGCAGTACGAGGTTTTTCCTTGGGTGCATGGGTTTTCGAATCATAGGACAAGAAGGGATCAGTTTAGGGGGTACAAGGTGCCGGATGTGCACTGTATGAGCGAGACAATGAGGGtgcaggaggagacgggcAGGGTCGGCGAAATGAGCATGACGGCTGCGGATTTCTTGTGCGAGTACGCCAAGGAGGAAAACGCGGGGGCGTTTGatgtggtggcggcggtttTTTTCCTCGATACGGCCCCGAATCTGATTAGGTATTTGGATGTGATTTATGGGTGTTTGAAGCCggggggggtgctggtgaaCTTTGGGCCGTTGCTGTGGCATTTCGAGGGGGTGATGCCGAATAAGAGTGAGAACGGGGCCCATATGAGTGGCGGGGATGATATGACGGGGATTGCGGAGCCAGGGAACTTTGAGCtgacggatgaggaggtgatggagctGGTGACAAAGGTTGGGTTCGTGGTTGAGtcgagggagacgggggtCGAGGCGCCGTATATACATGATACCGAGTCCATGCTGCAGACTGTGTATCGAGCCAGTACGTGGGTTGCGAGGAAGCCGGTCATCAAGGCGGATACTTCTTAG
- a CDS encoding hypothetical protein (EggNog:ENOG503NV8X; COG:Q) — MAEAQLEDFSSLFSLKGKVAVITGGSRGLGLSAASAILQSGASLVFISSRKAAACESAVATLNALPNLSPGAKAISVPADCATQAGVTHLVEQVKKHTDHVDILLANAGATWGEYIDTHSDSAFSKVMDLNVKGVFNLIRDFVPLMSKNASVETPSKVIITASVAGLGIGTLGKQGTYGYSASKAAVIHLGRNLAVELGPRHISVNSICPGFFPSKMSNGLLEMSGGHDAFAKANPMRRLGRPEDIAGAIVYLCSRASNHVNGADFAIDGGAMWARGQLDSKL, encoded by the exons ATGGCCGAAGCTCAGCTCGAGGACTTCTCGTCCCTGTTTTCCCTGAAGGGCAAGGTTGCCGTCATCACCGGTGGCTCCCGTGGTTTGGGGTTGAGTGCTGCTTCTGC CATCCTCCAATCCGGCGCctccctcgtcttcatctcctcgCGCAAGGCCGCCGCCTGCGAATCCGCCGTCGCCACCCTCAAcgccctccccaacctctcccccggcGCCAAGGCCATCTCTGTGCCGGCCGACTGCGCCACCCAAGCCGGCGTCACCCACCTCGTCGAGCAGGTGAAGAAGCACACCGACCAcgtcgacatcctcctcgccaacgccGGCGCCACATGGGGCGAGTACATCGACACTCACTCCGACTCGGCCTTTTCCAAGGTCATGGACCTCAACGTCAAGGGCGTCTTTAACCTCATCCGTGACTTCGTGCCCCTCATGAGCAAAAACGCCAGCGTTGAGACGCCGTCAAAGGTGATTATCACTGCATcggtggctgggttggggattgGTACTTTGGGCAAGCAGGGCACATATGGATACAGTGCTAGCAAGGCGGCGGTTATTCACCTGGGGAGGAACTTGGCTGTGGAATTGGGCCCGAGGCATATCAGCGTGAACAGCATCTGCCCTGGGTTTTTCCCTAGCAAGATGAGCAATGGGCTGCTGGAGATGAGCGGTGGGCATGATGCGTTTGCCAAGGCCAACCCGATGAGGAGGTTAGGGAGACCGGAGGATATTGCTGGTGCGATTGTGTATCTGTGCAGTCGGGCGAGTAACCACGTGAACGGTGCTGATTTCGCcattgatggtggtgctatGTGGGCTAGGGGGCAGTTGGATTCCAAGCTTTGA
- a CDS encoding hypothetical protein (COG:U; EggNog:ENOG503P3D4), with amino-acid sequence MADEQVAAPQEDAPLVVNLNLIQPSGTSLSFARTPAATTLRQLKAKVREELPSRPSDEQIRFIYRGHLLQRDTDTLLDVFTEQVIRSSGDQQSLHMVIRDVVNQPSGNTPQLATPNRGQSPAPGNANAPPNNHAQPPFGRQPHIQFHPQHGIRVAAAGFIPPPQPMVHHLQHQDMVQWGAHLQREAFQRQVAHLNTQRHFGYGIPPLDGVHHGPVMGAEHPAHALTRDMVGPNGQQVRITVQNEIVAPAAGSAPGAGGPTSNPGNHRPSSANQTRDWIHGDDAARASQTITDAMQRSASGASLANMAANLANSNGPIQPIQPGVTTPLFPGVSRHASRSATPDPHTRHAAYGIPPLQRQVAPQGQSQSQPQGQQGQSQARALDDLEVHILYDQAGPRALLVNSPLDLYTSRQPHALPVRPPQHVYQPMAFGVPPMAGPLFYPPPFYPPPAMYLPPFQPSPMPLAFQQPQPGPVPPPLWPNPNAAAHGPVQPQQEQAQAGFQAHPVDGLRHRVQQAQVAAPANPPLARPPQFGHQGNPGGWVVAAWPTVWLIIRLAAFAFWFSYSNPSWERWLSLSIVSLILLAFHTGILNALVNDVFQPIREHIENLIPNPEHQNQQRPAQNAPAGAGQAGNPDPAETARRLVAQRRNANGNWLQNQARWLERAGILLLASLAPGVAERHIQQLEAREREERRAAEEAAERERAAARAAQEAQTEGQQPGHEDGAEHGQQEESPGQPQPQAQAPLVEV; translated from the exons ATGGCGGACGAGCAGGTCGCCGCTCCACAGGAGGATGCGCCCTTGGTCGTtaacctcaacctcatccagcCAAGCGGCACCTCACTAAGCTTCGCCCGAACACCAGCTGCTACCACTTTGCGCCAGCTCAAGGCCAAAGTTCGAGAGGAACTCCCCTCGCGACCATCCGACGAGCAAATCAGATTCATCTACCGCGGCCATCTGTTGCAGCGCGATACCGACACATTGCTGGATGTCTTTACAGAACAGGTG ATCCGATCAAGCGGCGACCAACAATCTCTTCATATGGTGATCAGAGATGTTGTCAACCAGCCGTCTGGCAACACCCCCCAGCTCGCAACACCGAACCGTGGCCAGAGCCCTGCGCCTGGCAATGCGAATGcccctcccaacaaccatGCGCAACCTCCATTTGGCCGCCAGCCACATATCCAGTTTCACCCTCAGCATGGAATCCGTGTGGCAGCCGCCGGCTTTATCCCGCCTCCACAGCCCATGGTCCATCACCTACAACACCAAGATATGGTTCAGTGGGGTGCTCACCTTCAGCGGGAAGCCTTTCAGCGGCAAGTTGCGCATTTGAATACTCAACGACACTTTGGATATGGTATTCCGCCTCTCGATGGCGTACACCACGGCCCGGTCATGGGGGCTGAGCACCCGGCGCATGCCTTGACGCGGGATATGGTTGGGCCCAACGGACAACAAGTACGCATCACTGTTCAGAACGAGATCGTTGCGCCAGCCGCTGGCTCTGCTCCAGGAGCGGGCGGTCCTACATCCAACCCTGGAAATCATCGCCCATCTTCTGCGAACCAGACTCGTGACTGGATCCATGGTGATGACGCCGCTAGGGCCTCGCAAACTATCACTGATGCGATGCAAAGAAGTGCATCTGGCGCATCCTTAGCAAACATGGCGGCTAATCTTGCGAATTCCAATGGGCCTATTCAGCCAATTCAACCTGGGGTGACTACGCCTCTCTTTCCCGGTGTATCCAGACATGCCAGTCGTTCTGCGACCCCAGATCCCCACACCAGACATGCTGCCTATGGTATTCCGCCGCTGCAGCGGCAGGTAGCACCACAGGGTCAATCTCAATCACAACCCCAGGGCCAACAGGGACAGTCCCAAGCTCGGGCCTTGGATGATCTTGAGGTTCACATTTTGTACGACCAGGCTGGTCCTCGTGCGTTACTGGTAAATAGTCCTCTAGATCTGTACACCTCGCGGCAGCCACATGCTTTACCTGTGAGGCCACCACAGCACGTCTACCAGCCCATGGCTTTCGGCGTACCTCCTATGGCAGGCCCTCTTTTCTACCCACCTCCGTTCTATCCCCCGCCAGCCATGTACCTGCCACCTTTTCAACCGAGCCCCATGCCATTGGCTTTCCAGCAGCCGCAACCCGGACCGGTGCCACCGCCTCTCTGGCCAAACCCAAATGCAGCAGCTCACGGGCCGGTACAACCCCAGCAGGAACAAGCCCAAGCAGGTTTCCAGGCTCATCCTGTCGACGGCCTTCGGCATCGGGTTCAGCAGGCCCAAGTGGCAGCTCCAGCTAACCCTCCTCTTGCCCGGCCTCCACAGTTTGGACATCAGGGCAACCCtggagggtgggtggtggctgccTGGCCCACCGTGTGGCTCATCATTCGTCTGGCCGCTTTTGCCTTTTGGTTCTCCTACAGCAACCCCTCATGGGAACGGTGGCTGTCGTTGAGTATAGTGTCCCTGATCCTCCTGGCGTTTCATACAGGGATTTTGAATGCCTTGGTCAACGACGTGTTTCAGCCCATCAGAGAGCATATTGAGAACCTGATCCCCAATCCGGAACATCAGAATCAACAGAGACCAGCACAGAACGCACCAGCAGGGGCTGGTCAGGCTGGCAACCCCGATCCGGCGGAGACTGCGCGGCGGTTGGTAGCACAGAGACGGAATGCTAATGGAAATTGGCTACAAAACCAGGCCAGGTGGCTAGAGAGAGCAGGTATCTTGCTTCTGGCCAGTTTGGCGCCAGGGGTTGCAGAGAGACATATTCAGCAACTGGAGGCgcgggaaagggaggagaggagagctGCTGAAGAGGCTGCCGAACGGGAGAGGGCCGCTGCTCGAGCAGCCCAGGAGGCCCAGACGGAAGGGCAGCAACCAGGACATGAAGATGGAGCGGAACATGGGCAGCAAGAGGAGTCTCCAGGACAGCCCCAGCCTCAGGCTCAAGCTCCTTTGGTGGAGGTATAA